In the genome of Pseudobdellovibrionaceae bacterium, one region contains:
- a CDS encoding lipocalin family protein encodes MKHFLKTILTLKVLAALLINLPSFALANEDLTSVSDIDLNRYMGRWFEIARYPHRYQKDCDYSEAHYKLRKDERIDVLNICFKNERIHSSIRGVAKPSNSKSNTKLNIDFGFFRKGKYWIINIDKDYNWVVVSEPKRKSLFIMSRTKHLDQQTLDSILIDLEDKGFDINKLVYDKYEHQKSEDKVKSAMSKKIEEMYNRFDGKNLDILDGFYSNDVHFIDPVADVQGLDELKDYYNKMYQNVENIHFEFKNFIEGKDSIAAEWVMTLTSKKLNSSKPFDVVGSSIFILNEKGEIKYHRDYLDLGEMIYEKIPVVGFVIRSVKKNLE; translated from the coding sequence ATGAAGCATTTTCTAAAAACAATTTTAACACTAAAAGTTTTAGCAGCTTTACTTATAAACCTACCTAGTTTTGCACTGGCCAACGAAGATTTAACTTCAGTGAGTGATATTGATTTAAATAGATACATGGGCAGATGGTTTGAAATTGCACGCTATCCTCACCGTTATCAAAAAGATTGTGACTACTCTGAAGCTCATTACAAGTTAAGAAAAGACGAAAGAATAGATGTTTTAAATATCTGCTTTAAAAACGAAAGAATTCACTCTTCTATTCGTGGAGTTGCTAAACCCTCCAATTCAAAATCAAATACAAAACTGAATATTGATTTCGGTTTTTTTAGAAAAGGTAAGTATTGGATAATAAATATAGACAAAGATTACAATTGGGTCGTAGTCAGCGAACCCAAAAGAAAGTCTTTATTTATCATGTCGCGAACAAAACACTTAGATCAACAGACTCTGGATTCAATTCTAATTGATTTAGAAGACAAGGGTTTTGATATCAATAAACTTGTTTATGACAAATACGAACATCAAAAAAGCGAGGACAAAGTGAAAAGCGCAATGAGCAAGAAAATTGAAGAAATGTACAATCGTTTTGATGGTAAAAACCTGGATATTCTAGATGGTTTTTATTCTAACGATGTTCACTTTATTGATCCAGTGGCTGATGTTCAGGGGTTGGATGAGCTTAAGGATTATTACAATAAAATGTACCAAAACGTTGAGAACATTCATTTCGAGTTTAAGAATTTCATTGAAGGAAAGGACTCGATTGCCGCGGAGTGGGTTATGACACTGACTTCAAAAAAACTGAACTCTTCTAAGCCTTTTGATGTCGTTGGAAGCTCTATTTTTATTTTAAATGAAAAGGGTGAAATTAAATACCATCGCGACTATCTGGATTTAGGTGAAATGATTTATGAAAAAATACCAGTTGTAGGTTTTGTCATCAGAAGCGTTAAGAAAAATCTTGAATAA
- a CDS encoding SDR family oxidoreductase — protein sequence MKIKDQNFFITGANRGIGLAVAEMAAKEGAHVHLVIRNNDEELVSRLKKLGAKSVTTWISDLSKKDNVINLVEKLQNQEVDIFFNNAGVLTGGLLEEQTIDEIYNLVQVNISSLIHLTHGVLPGMLSRKKGKIINNSSVSALMHFPCATTYAASKAAVWAFTECLQTEIKDTGVTSLCLITPGIKTRMFDEIEVKYGNNFEVPTDHISTEEYAHRIKQAIFNDDNLLQPKGSTRWGLRVAKYYPSLFFKVVSGKFKRQP from the coding sequence ATGAAAATTAAAGATCAAAACTTTTTTATTACAGGTGCCAATAGAGGCATTGGGCTTGCTGTTGCTGAAATGGCCGCCAAAGAAGGAGCTCATGTTCATTTAGTCATTAGGAATAACGATGAAGAACTAGTGAGCAGATTAAAAAAGCTTGGGGCCAAGTCTGTAACGACTTGGATCTCAGACCTTTCTAAGAAAGACAATGTCATCAATTTAGTCGAGAAACTTCAAAATCAAGAAGTCGATATCTTTTTTAATAATGCAGGAGTTTTAACTGGAGGACTACTAGAAGAACAGACCATCGATGAAATTTATAACTTAGTTCAAGTCAACATCAGCTCACTCATTCACTTAACACATGGTGTATTACCAGGAATGCTGAGTCGGAAAAAAGGGAAGATCATTAATAATTCAAGCGTTTCTGCTTTGATGCATTTTCCATGCGCTACAACATATGCTGCTTCTAAAGCTGCCGTTTGGGCATTTACCGAGTGTCTTCAGACTGAAATTAAGGACACTGGAGTTACATCCTTGTGTTTGATCACCCCAGGTATCAAAACAAGGATGTTTGATGAAATCGAAGTAAAGTATGGCAATAATTTTGAAGTGCCAACGGACCATATTTCTACCGAAGAATATGCTCACAGAATAAAACAAGCCATCTTTAATGATGACAACCTTCTACAACCTAAAGGCTCTACCCGCTGGGGTTTAAGAGTAGCAAAGTACTACCCTTCTCTTTTCTTTAAAGTTGTTAGTGGGAAGTTCAAAAGACAACCTTAA
- a CDS encoding TIGR01777 family oxidoreductase, whose product MKILVTGATGLIGKKIVRKLLLEGHDIFALAQDPKDVFELPSSNVLKWSHTDIPNLNVFGALDAVIHLAGAGLAAQRWTSKRKKILEDSRCLGTQNLLKGLKQLPISDQPKVLITSTAVGLYGDTKNQIIDENSPHGDDFLARLCLKWEQAIDEAAGLNLRVVKMRQGVVLDLDGGFLSQMAPIVLGDGKQWISWIHMQDLLSFITLALKDDKISGAYNLTAPEPIKNKDLTKLYARSLNIPFTLFAPRFAIKLMLGEMSDVVLNSQKVIPKRLIEIGFKFSFNSCNEALKDIYFNKTWADNFFSTNQFVPIEKSEVFPFFSKAENLEVLTPPWLKFKIISKSSEDICEGMLIVYKLKIHGVPIKWKTLITKWVPEHSFEDHQLKGPYTKWHHLHLFDSVKGGTLLRDEVTYKIPGWIAGKFILKHWIQKDINMIFKYRKSKIKELGHPQ is encoded by the coding sequence ATGAAAATTTTAGTGACTGGCGCAACAGGATTAATTGGAAAAAAAATTGTTAGAAAGCTTCTTCTTGAAGGACATGACATATTTGCGCTAGCACAAGATCCTAAAGATGTATTTGAACTTCCTTCCAGCAATGTTTTAAAATGGTCTCACACAGACATCCCAAATCTAAACGTCTTTGGTGCTTTAGATGCAGTTATACATTTAGCCGGAGCAGGCCTGGCAGCTCAAAGATGGACTTCAAAAAGAAAAAAAATTTTAGAAGACTCTCGGTGCCTTGGAACTCAAAACCTACTTAAAGGCCTTAAACAATTACCAATTTCTGATCAGCCCAAAGTTTTAATCACTTCCACTGCAGTAGGTCTTTATGGAGATACAAAAAATCAAATCATTGATGAAAACTCACCACACGGCGATGATTTTTTAGCTCGACTTTGTTTGAAGTGGGAACAAGCCATCGATGAAGCAGCAGGTTTGAACCTGCGAGTAGTTAAAATGAGACAAGGAGTTGTACTTGATTTAGATGGTGGGTTTTTATCCCAAATGGCTCCAATTGTTTTAGGTGATGGTAAGCAATGGATCAGTTGGATTCACATGCAAGACCTTTTAAGTTTTATAACTTTGGCCTTAAAAGATGATAAAATTTCTGGGGCCTATAACTTAACAGCACCAGAGCCTATTAAGAATAAAGACTTAACAAAACTTTACGCTCGCTCACTAAATATTCCTTTCACACTTTTTGCTCCACGATTTGCAATCAAGTTAATGCTAGGTGAAATGTCGGATGTAGTATTAAACAGCCAAAAGGTGATCCCTAAACGGTTGATAGAAATTGGATTTAAGTTTTCCTTCAATTCATGCAATGAAGCGCTTAAAGACATTTACTTTAATAAAACTTGGGCTGATAATTTCTTTTCAACAAATCAATTTGTTCCCATAGAAAAAAGCGAAGTATTTCCTTTTTTCTCGAAAGCAGAAAACCTAGAGGTGCTTACACCACCATGGTTGAAATTTAAAATCATATCTAAAAGCTCTGAAGATATCTGCGAAGGCATGCTTATTGTTTATAAGTTAAAAATCCATGGAGTTCCTATTAAATGGAAAACTTTAATTACAAAATGGGTCCCAGAGCATAGCTTTGAAGATCACCAACTTAAGGGACCATATACCAAATGGCATCACCTCCACCTATTTGACTCTGTTAAAGGGGGAACCCTATTGAGAGATGAAGTGACTTACAAAATTCCGGGATGGATTGCTGGTAAATTCATTTTAAAACACTGGATACAAAAAGATATAAATATGATCTTTAAATATAGAAAATCAAAAATCAAAGAGCTGGGTCATCCACAATAA
- a CDS encoding COX15/CtaA family protein produces MSKYQKLAWLIGLLALLFVMVSVGGITRLSKSGLSITEWKPVTGILPPLSEEAWLREFDLYKNSPEFKHHNAHFDLQDYKGIFWWEYIHRVLGRVIFLFAVALSFSFWRKKEASGGYALLLPMLIVFQGLMGWLMVKTGLNHRPSVSHYMLTVHFFLAVFTMTVVYYPLSQMKKPLWDRLSRRGYFLVITLGVLLGLQIVYGCFTAGLKAGFYFGTFPFMGGQFFPPQGLLMEPAVHNFFENPITVQWIHRWLGVGVGLFLFFTGYHLIKHESPSFTRPVLHLVSLVIIQIILGISTLLFHVPISLAVFHQAMAALIWLGYCNIVFRINCKPSLTQ; encoded by the coding sequence ATGTCTAAATACCAAAAGCTCGCTTGGCTGATTGGTCTACTGGCTTTATTGTTTGTGATGGTGTCTGTGGGAGGTATTACTCGGCTTTCCAAGTCAGGTCTGTCTATCACAGAGTGGAAACCTGTTACAGGAATTTTGCCACCTTTAAGTGAAGAGGCATGGCTCAGGGAATTTGATTTATATAAAAACTCACCAGAGTTCAAACACCACAACGCGCATTTTGATTTGCAGGATTACAAAGGCATTTTCTGGTGGGAGTACATTCATCGTGTTTTAGGACGGGTGATTTTTCTTTTTGCAGTGGCCTTAAGCTTTAGTTTCTGGAGAAAGAAAGAGGCCTCTGGCGGGTATGCACTTTTGCTTCCGATGCTTATTGTTTTTCAAGGTTTAATGGGATGGTTGATGGTGAAGACGGGGCTTAACCATCGGCCTTCAGTGAGTCACTACATGTTGACCGTTCACTTTTTTCTGGCGGTGTTCACCATGACGGTGGTGTATTACCCTTTATCACAAATGAAAAAACCTCTTTGGGACCGATTGTCCAGACGAGGATATTTTTTAGTGATCACTTTAGGTGTTCTGCTTGGTCTTCAAATTGTGTACGGTTGTTTTACAGCAGGTTTAAAGGCGGGATTTTATTTTGGCACTTTCCCTTTTATGGGTGGGCAGTTTTTTCCACCACAGGGTCTACTTATGGAGCCCGCTGTGCATAATTTTTTTGAAAACCCTATCACAGTACAATGGATTCATCGTTGGTTGGGCGTAGGTGTGGGACTGTTTCTATTTTTCACAGGGTATCATCTGATAAAGCACGAAAGCCCTTCCTTTACCCGACCTGTTTTGCATTTAGTAAGTTTAGTGATCATTCAAATTATTTTAGGTATCTCGACGTTACTTTTTCATGTTCCCATCTCGCTGGCTGTATTTCACCAAGCAATGGCCGCACTGATTTGGTTGGGGTACTGTAACATCGTCTTCCGCATTAACTGTAAGCCTTCGCTTACGCAATAG
- a CDS encoding cbb3-type cytochrome c oxidase subunit I: MNKSLTTAWVVLGTSALLISGLLSVLVTGAKMPGIKQAVDIEFIQWCLVVHVNLATLIWFTALPVGLLHFSTRSRSFFSSPLSWVGFVFACAGLVLLFSVPPQEGVKPILANYIPVLSHERYYLGLAVYLLGIVVSILSPKVFVNDLRLKKEWNGLYEVRFGLFIGMVFLLLAVVALGFSFKQLFKEQWLTEFRIVEVGMWGGGHLIQHASAVFIVCCWVLLLCRQQERSVFDRRDLFLVFSGMGLPIFFVPLLLYFDVTSAEYRRGFTLLMQWGIAPSVALFLVFAFKRLSLRLSDLKSYEFVAFALSALLIVTGFTFGALIRGPDLRVPGHYHASIGAVTLAFMATSYMVLAPSVSRWMLRSVWFYGIGQFIFASGMFIAGAFGTPRKTYGSEQVFTHWGQSLGIGVMAIGGIGALLGGIFFAVAIFPHLCSLKFKIENGELCLNTKSSLG; this comes from the coding sequence GTGAATAAGTCTTTGACTACGGCTTGGGTAGTACTGGGAACAAGTGCGCTTTTAATAAGTGGTCTACTTTCGGTTTTAGTGACAGGAGCTAAAATGCCAGGGATCAAGCAGGCTGTGGATATTGAATTTATCCAGTGGTGCTTGGTGGTGCATGTGAATCTTGCCACTTTGATTTGGTTTACGGCTTTGCCTGTGGGGCTTTTGCATTTTTCTACAAGGTCACGTAGTTTCTTTTCAAGTCCCTTATCGTGGGTGGGTTTTGTGTTTGCGTGTGCGGGTCTGGTTTTATTATTTAGTGTTCCTCCACAAGAAGGTGTAAAGCCCATACTGGCCAATTACATCCCTGTTCTGAGTCATGAAAGATATTATTTGGGACTGGCAGTGTATCTTTTAGGAATTGTGGTCAGCATTTTATCACCCAAAGTCTTTGTGAATGATCTGCGTTTAAAGAAGGAATGGAATGGACTTTATGAAGTGCGCTTCGGGCTTTTTATTGGGATGGTTTTTTTATTACTTGCCGTAGTAGCCCTTGGGTTTTCCTTCAAACAGCTCTTTAAAGAGCAATGGCTGACTGAATTTAGAATTGTGGAAGTAGGAATGTGGGGTGGTGGCCATTTGATTCAACATGCCTCGGCGGTGTTTATCGTCTGCTGTTGGGTTTTGCTTCTATGCCGTCAGCAAGAGCGTTCTGTCTTTGATCGTCGTGATCTTTTTTTGGTCTTTTCAGGAATGGGGCTTCCCATATTTTTTGTGCCTCTACTTTTGTACTTTGATGTCACGAGTGCAGAGTACAGACGGGGATTTACATTGTTGATGCAGTGGGGGATTGCTCCGTCAGTGGCTCTTTTTCTGGTTTTTGCGTTCAAACGACTGTCCTTACGTCTCTCAGATCTGAAGAGTTATGAGTTTGTGGCCTTTGCTTTAAGTGCTTTATTGATCGTCACAGGTTTTACTTTTGGTGCTTTGATTAGAGGACCTGATCTGCGAGTGCCAGGACATTATCATGCCAGCATTGGTGCTGTGACTTTGGCGTTTATGGCTACAAGTTATATGGTGTTGGCTCCCAGTGTGAGCAGATGGATGCTGCGTTCTGTGTGGTTTTATGGAATTGGACAGTTTATTTTTGCAAGTGGGATGTTCATCGCTGGAGCCTTTGGAACCCCAAGAAAGACCTATGGAAGTGAACAGGTTTTTACGCATTGGGGACAAAGTTTGGGGATAGGTGTGATGGCCATTGGTGGAATAGGGGCTTTACTGGGTGGGATTTTCTTTGCGGTGGCAATTTTTCCTCATCTGTGTTCATTAAAGTTCAAAATTGAAAATGGAGAGTTATGTCTAAATACCAAAAGCTCGCTTGGCTGA
- a CDS encoding cytochrome b N-terminal domain-containing protein: MRLRDLDRIFNRFYSSKYNPLYQSGSIALGLFIIVAVTGTYLSFFYRLGEPYESVEALNQSFWFGSWVRALHRYASDLMVVAVVFHVFRMIVHKKYFGPRTFAWVSGVGLLFLLLISGWTGYVMVWDVQAQALAAAGAKMFDSLGLFSDPIARSFNGIEHPPASFFFLNLFLHVVLPLGMVFGIWIHTSRMARADWFPHKKIIYGMLASLIVVSVIWPAPLGLKADLLKSPEDYPIDWFFNFWISGAESYPLLTFLLFMAGGTLLAGVPWFFKPKSQRGKSFNDPNICEGCTQCVQDCPYEAIQMMTKDVNAKMKTVAVVTPELCVSCGLCSASCDPMTIGPEGRKGGDQLKEAKQFLESLNLDKKSLDHTLIVGCSNQSAVLKNIDQYCQTQSTYHLYPAECPGTLHSMVYRMFAARFSRVVVASCPSRNCVNKDGYMLLTERMSGDREPTILNPQLRERVHAFPLGDGEEKRFFEVLENTESILESQKTSSWKTRVSALIVSLGLVFLIAGLTRIPGGAGEEEGLLRVSIRLVGQNEKSCQEPSAEEMAKLPIHMRATEVCTYRALSYQLKLSIDGKEHLNEQVHPGGLRRDRPIYVNHEIKVATGVRDVQFSMEPIDSQDESIVSLNLERKVEFNSGQVALLYYSLDTKNADIKESTATEVQSE, from the coding sequence ATGCGATTACGGGATCTCGATAGAATTTTTAACCGTTTTTATTCATCAAAGTATAACCCTCTTTACCAGTCTGGTTCGATTGCTCTAGGGTTGTTTATTATTGTGGCTGTCACAGGAACTTATCTGAGTTTCTTTTATCGACTAGGGGAGCCTTACGAATCTGTGGAGGCTTTGAATCAGAGCTTTTGGTTTGGATCGTGGGTCAGAGCCCTTCACAGATATGCTTCAGACCTTATGGTAGTGGCTGTGGTCTTTCATGTTTTTAGAATGATTGTTCATAAAAAATATTTTGGTCCAAGAACTTTTGCCTGGGTGAGTGGTGTTGGCCTGTTGTTCTTGCTTTTGATTTCTGGTTGGACGGGCTATGTGATGGTGTGGGATGTGCAAGCTCAGGCTCTAGCCGCAGCAGGGGCTAAGATGTTTGACTCTTTGGGGTTATTTTCTGATCCCATTGCACGTTCTTTTAATGGAATTGAGCATCCGCCTGCTTCGTTCTTTTTTCTTAACTTGTTTTTACATGTGGTGCTGCCTTTAGGAATGGTTTTTGGAATTTGGATTCACACCTCTCGCATGGCACGAGCAGATTGGTTTCCTCACAAGAAAATCATATATGGAATGCTGGCATCACTGATTGTGGTGTCTGTGATTTGGCCTGCTCCTTTGGGGTTAAAGGCGGATCTGCTGAAAAGCCCTGAAGATTACCCCATTGATTGGTTCTTTAATTTTTGGATTTCTGGGGCGGAATCTTATCCGCTTTTGACCTTTTTACTTTTTATGGCTGGAGGAACTCTTTTGGCAGGAGTGCCTTGGTTCTTTAAGCCAAAAAGTCAGAGAGGAAAATCATTTAATGACCCTAATATCTGTGAGGGGTGCACACAGTGTGTTCAGGATTGTCCTTACGAGGCGATTCAAATGATGACCAAAGATGTGAATGCTAAAATGAAAACTGTGGCCGTGGTGACTCCTGAACTTTGTGTGAGTTGTGGTTTGTGTTCGGCTTCTTGTGACCCTATGACCATTGGTCCAGAAGGACGCAAAGGTGGGGATCAGCTTAAAGAGGCGAAACAGTTTTTAGAGTCTTTAAATTTGGACAAGAAAAGTCTAGATCACACTTTGATCGTGGGTTGTAGTAATCAATCAGCAGTTTTAAAAAATATCGACCAGTACTGTCAGACTCAGTCTACATACCATCTTTATCCCGCAGAGTGCCCAGGCACGCTGCATAGTATGGTTTATCGTATGTTTGCGGCTCGTTTCTCAAGAGTAGTTGTGGCCTCTTGTCCTTCACGAAACTGTGTCAACAAGGACGGGTATATGCTGCTCACAGAAAGAATGAGTGGGGACAGAGAGCCTACGATATTAAATCCTCAGCTCAGAGAGCGTGTGCACGCTTTTCCTCTTGGTGATGGCGAGGAAAAAAGATTTTTTGAGGTTCTTGAAAATACAGAGAGCATTTTAGAATCTCAGAAGACTAGCTCTTGGAAAACACGAGTTTCAGCTCTGATTGTCAGTCTGGGCTTAGTGTTTTTGATTGCAGGTTTGACTCGCATCCCAGGTGGAGCAGGGGAAGAAGAGGGTCTCTTGCGTGTAAGCATCCGCCTTGTCGGTCAAAATGAAAAGAGTTGCCAAGAGCCTTCCGCAGAAGAGATGGCTAAACTTCCTATACACATGCGAGCAACAGAAGTGTGCACCTACCGCGCTCTTAGTTATCAGTTGAAACTCAGCATTGATGGCAAAGAGCATCTAAATGAACAGGTTCATCCAGGGGGCTTAAGACGTGATCGTCCTATCTATGTGAACCATGAGATCAAGGTGGCCACTGGAGTTCGTGATGTGCAATTTTCTATGGAACCTATAGACTCTCAAGATGAATCCATTGTGAGTTTGAACTTGGAACGAAAGGTTGAATTTAATTCAGGCCAAGTGGCTTTGCTTTATTATTCTCTTGATACAAAAAATGCGGACATAAAAGAGTCCACCGCCACAGAGGTGCAAAGTGAATAA
- a CDS encoding SCO family protein, translating to MSGSRAAAFLMITVWIVGSLFLWGLAFFPTGSETPDWLNVARNVCFGAPENGLPDLAGWIVLILGPISFVIVGMIAWPQELTEAVKDLWWNRYGKFFATLVMVAVVVEARWVVNKVQSGLQYERFDYANSSEEDLPLFYPRTNKAAPDFTLVDQSGNPFRLADYNDKTVLLTFAFAHCQTVCPVLVRQALDVGSEFKDSVRVVILTLDPWRDTPKSLPFLAEKWELTEGSHILSGSVEDVLAVLEQFQVAYQRDEKTGDVIHPSLVYLIEQGERIAYAFNNASNRWLRQAIERIESERHAITGSR from the coding sequence GTGAGTGGTTCGCGAGCCGCTGCGTTTCTGATGATTACAGTATGGATTGTAGGAAGCCTCTTTTTATGGGGGCTTGCCTTTTTTCCGACAGGAAGTGAAACCCCTGACTGGTTAAATGTAGCCCGCAATGTGTGTTTTGGTGCTCCAGAAAACGGCTTGCCTGATCTTGCAGGTTGGATTGTGCTTATTCTTGGACCAATCTCTTTTGTGATTGTGGGTATGATAGCTTGGCCACAAGAACTTACAGAAGCCGTAAAAGATCTCTGGTGGAATCGCTACGGAAAATTTTTTGCAACTTTAGTGATGGTAGCTGTAGTGGTGGAAGCCAGATGGGTCGTTAATAAAGTTCAATCGGGTTTGCAGTACGAAAGATTCGACTATGCAAATTCTTCAGAAGAGGATCTGCCACTCTTTTATCCAAGAACGAATAAAGCGGCACCTGATTTTACCTTAGTGGATCAAAGTGGAAATCCATTTCGCTTAGCTGATTATAACGACAAGACTGTGCTTTTGACTTTTGCTTTTGCTCATTGTCAGACCGTGTGCCCTGTGTTGGTTCGTCAGGCTTTAGATGTGGGAAGTGAATTTAAAGACAGTGTGCGAGTAGTGATTCTGACCCTAGACCCTTGGAGAGACACACCAAAGTCTCTGCCTTTTCTTGCAGAAAAATGGGAGCTGACTGAAGGCTCACATATTCTTTCGGGGTCAGTGGAAGATGTTCTTGCTGTTTTAGAACAGTTTCAAGTGGCGTATCAACGGGATGAGAAGACAGGCGATGTGATACATCCTTCTTTGGTTTATTTGATCGAACAAGGTGAAAGAATCGCCTACGCGTTTAACAATGCTTCAAACAGATGGCTACGTCAGGCGATTGAACGAATTGAGAGTGAAAGACATGCGATTACGGGATCTCGATAG
- a CDS encoding cbb3-type cytochrome c oxidase subunit I — MSGVIQNLSSRFRTCAVTGLKVNKDSENLIKANAVIAIVCLLIGVTAAFGLVLTRWQSVHLLSAEYYYRFLTLHGLNMLIFFIIFFEMAILYFAGPVLLNARQPTPKIGWAAFALMVIGMIMVNTMVLMGKADVLFTSYPPLQAHPLYYLGVILFAVGALIATSLFFAALVVAKREKTYKGSVPLVTFGAMTAAIIAVITLVHGAATYIPALLWSMNLIELDAQLYRLLFWALGHSSQQINVAAMVSVWYLLGGLTVGAVVLNEKVSRTAFVLYILFISMASAHHLLVDPGFGSAWKIWNTSYAMYLAVLASMVHGFTVPAGIEMGQRLRGFNAGKFEWLRKAPWSDPGFSGMALSVVIFGFLGGITGVVIGTEQINIIVHNTMRLPGHFHATVAGGTALAFMAVTYYVLPLIFQKRIAFWKLAKFQPWIFGGGMSLMCMSMIYMGIFGVPRRHWDSSFSNAPFSVEFHPAVWISQASMGVGGLLAATGALLFVVIAVVTVFFGKPLTEQALREGASGIPQGVLRLPTQMHQGDNVETVHKKGAPGTMILVLIFFACFVLYYFVNWKILSFLWKVG, encoded by the coding sequence ATGAGTGGTGTTATTCAAAACCTAAGTTCTCGGTTCAGAACCTGTGCCGTAACTGGTTTAAAAGTAAATAAAGATTCTGAAAATTTAATTAAGGCCAATGCGGTGATCGCTATTGTCTGTCTTTTAATTGGAGTGACAGCGGCTTTCGGTCTGGTGCTGACCCGATGGCAAAGTGTGCATCTTTTGTCGGCAGAGTACTACTACCGTTTCTTGACTCTGCATGGGCTGAATATGTTGATCTTTTTCATCATCTTTTTTGAGATGGCGATTTTGTATTTTGCGGGACCTGTGCTGCTCAATGCGCGGCAACCCACGCCTAAGATAGGTTGGGCGGCTTTTGCCTTGATGGTGATCGGGATGATCATGGTAAATACTATGGTTTTGATGGGTAAAGCCGATGTGTTGTTTACCTCTTATCCTCCCTTACAGGCTCATCCTCTCTATTACTTGGGTGTGATTCTTTTTGCAGTGGGAGCTTTAATTGCAACGTCCTTATTTTTTGCCGCTCTGGTGGTCGCTAAACGAGAAAAAACCTATAAGGGCAGTGTGCCACTGGTGACCTTTGGAGCGATGACAGCTGCTATTATCGCTGTGATCACCTTAGTCCATGGGGCCGCAACTTACATTCCTGCTTTATTGTGGTCGATGAACCTGATTGAACTCGATGCTCAGTTATATAGACTTTTATTTTGGGCCTTAGGACACTCCTCGCAACAGATCAACGTGGCGGCGATGGTTTCTGTTTGGTATCTGCTTGGAGGCCTCACGGTGGGGGCTGTTGTGCTTAATGAAAAGGTCAGTCGTACGGCCTTTGTTCTATACATTCTTTTTATTTCCATGGCTTCTGCTCACCATCTCTTGGTGGACCCTGGATTTGGATCGGCATGGAAGATTTGGAACACCAGTTACGCGATGTATTTGGCGGTCTTGGCCAGTATGGTTCATGGTTTCACTGTTCCTGCAGGAATTGAAATGGGACAACGCCTACGTGGATTCAATGCAGGAAAGTTTGAATGGCTCAGAAAAGCACCGTGGAGTGATCCTGGATTTTCGGGAATGGCGTTGTCTGTGGTGATCTTTGGATTTTTGGGCGGGATTACTGGAGTTGTGATCGGGACTGAACAGATCAATATTATTGTTCACAACACTATGAGATTACCTGGTCACTTCCATGCGACAGTGGCAGGTGGGACAGCACTAGCATTTATGGCTGTGACTTATTATGTGTTGCCATTGATCTTTCAAAAACGAATTGCCTTTTGGAAGTTAGCAAAGTTTCAGCCATGGATTTTTGGCGGAGGCATGAGTTTGATGTGTATGTCTATGATTTACATGGGAATCTTTGGTGTTCCACGTAGACATTGGGACTCTTCTTTTTCTAATGCGCCATTTTCTGTAGAGTTCCACCCTGCGGTGTGGATCTCTCAAGCCTCTATGGGTGTGGGTGGTTTGTTAGCAGCCACTGGTGCTCTGCTATTTGTGGTGATTGCTGTTGTGACGGTGTTTTTTGGGAAACCTCTTACAGAACAGGCTTTACGTGAAGGGGCAAGTGGTATTCCTCAAGGTGTATTGCGATTACCCACACAGATGCACCAAGGAGACAATGTAGAAACTGTTCATAAAAAAGGTGCTCCAGGAACAATGATTCTTGTTTTGATCTTCTTTGCGTGTTTTGTGCTTTACTACTTCGTCAACTGGAAGATTCTATCTTTCCTTTGGAAGGTGGGTTAG